In Dehalococcoidales bacterium, a genomic segment contains:
- a CDS encoding thiamine pyrophosphate-dependent enzyme — MMLQELETAVRLQLSIVCLVFCDRKLGLIDVVQKRRLYPACGVDFGGTDLAAIARGFGAHGVKAASFSELETAIADGLRMKGPVVIEVPIDPEEYAKQM, encoded by the coding sequence ATGATGCTTCAGGAACTGGAGACAGCGGTCAGATTGCAACTCTCCATAGTTTGCCTGGTCTTCTGCGACCGGAAGCTGGGGCTGATCGACGTTGTCCAGAAAAGAAGACTTTATCCCGCCTGCGGCGTTGATTTCGGGGGTACTGACCTGGCAGCAATCGCCAGGGGATTTGGAGCTCATGGGGTGAAAGCGGCGTCCTTCTCCGAACTGGAGACAGCGATTGCAGACGGTCTCAGGATGAAGGGGCCGGTGGTCATCGAGGTACCCATCGACCCTGAGGAATACGCCAAACAGATGTAG